In the genome of Hyalangium gracile, the window ACGAGGTACAGGTCCTCCTCGGGCAGCCGGGGGACGTTCTCCTCGCTGGCTCGGAAGGCCTCCCAGCCCGCAGGGACGCGCCGGGGGTACACCTCCAGCACGAAGCGCTCGAGGAAGCGGAAGAAGGCGACCTCGTCCTCGGGCGCCATGAAGAACTTCTGTACGGTGGCCATGGCGCGGCAAGGTACCACTGCACGCGCTGCCCGGGATGGCTTAGAACCAGGGCCCATGGAACGCACCTTCCCCTCGCTGCTGGCCCGGATGCAGGAACTCAAGGACCTGCAGGGCGTCATCGGCCTGGCCACCTGGGACCAGGAGACGTACATGCCCGCCAAGGCGGATGACGCGCGGGCGCACCAGCTCTCCACGCTCCAGGGGCTCCACCACGAGCGGCTGGTGGACCCGCGGCTGGGCGAGGTGCTCGCGTGGGCCGCCATGCAGCCAGACCTCGACGCGGACCAGCGCGCCATGGTGCGGGTGCTCTCCCACGAGCGGGACCGTGCCGTCCGGGTGCCCCACGCCCTGGTGAAGGCGCTGGCCGAGGCGCAGAGCCGCGCGCTGGCGGCCTGGCGGCAGGCTCGCAAGGAGAAGCGCTTCGCCCTCTTCCAGCCCGCGCTCGCGCGCATCCTGGAGCTGCGGCGCGAGCAGGCCGACGCCTATGGCCACGAGGGCGAGCGGTATGACGCGCTCCTGGAGGGCTACGAGCCCGGCATGCGCGTGGAGCGGCTCACCCCGGTGCTGACGGCGCTGCGCGACGCGCTCATCCCCATGGTGGCCGCCATCGCCGCCGCGCCTCGGAAGGTGCCGGATCTGTTCGAAGGTCGTCACTTCGATGGAGAGGCCCAGTGGCGCTTCACCCTGCGGCTGCTCGAGGCGGTGGGCTTCGATCTGGAGGCGGGCCGGCAGGACCGGAGCATCCACCCGTTCACCGGGGGCACCCACCCGCTGGACGTGCGCCTCACCACGCGCATCGACGAGTCCAACCCGCTCAACGCGCTCTTCAGCACCATCCACGAGGCGGGCCACGGGCTCTACGAGCAGGGCTTCGCCGAGGCCCACTACCGCACGCCGCTGGCGGCGGCTCCCTCCATGGGCCTGCACGAGTCCCAGTCACGCCTCTGGGAGAACGTGGTGGGCCGCGGCCGCGCCTTCTGGGAGCACTTCTACCCCTCGCTGAGGGAGACGTTCCCCCAGGCGCTCGCCGGCGTGGACCTGGACACGTTCCACACCGCGGCGAACCGCGTGAGCCCCT includes:
- a CDS encoding carboxypeptidase M32, with amino-acid sequence MERTFPSLLARMQELKDLQGVIGLATWDQETYMPAKADDARAHQLSTLQGLHHERLVDPRLGEVLAWAAMQPDLDADQRAMVRVLSHERDRAVRVPHALVKALAEAQSRALAAWRQARKEKRFALFQPALARILELRREQADAYGHEGERYDALLEGYEPGMRVERLTPVLTALRDALIPMVAAIAAAPRKVPDLFEGRHFDGEAQWRFTLRLLEAVGFDLEAGRQDRSIHPFTGGTHPLDVRLTTRIDESNPLNALFSTIHEAGHGLYEQGFAEAHYRTPLAAAPSMGLHESQSRLWENVVGRGRAFWEHFYPSLRETFPQALAGVDLDTFHTAANRVSPSLIRTEADEVTYNLHIVLRYELELLLIHDRLPLADVPAAWNERMRRYLGVTPPDDTLGVLQDIHWAWGEFGYFPTYALGNLYSASLYRAAERALPDLTERIRRGELLSLRDWLRTHVHRQGFRLPAEELIHQVTGRGLTDVDFLQYLRGKYSALYGTSL